AGGCTGAGTGGAAGTATGGCAAACTTTAAGGATCCTTATATCGATTTGGACTTAGAGTCAGAGTTGAGTTTGGAGGAACTAAACAATTTGTTTGACCTCCCAAAAGTTGGACAACTGGCCGGAAAAATAAAAGTCAATCTGGATCTGGAAGGTAAACTATCCAACCGAGACGATTTGACCAGTAAGGCTTATCGCGAATTCAAAGGGAATGTTGAGTTTTTGGATGTTTCGGGAGATATACCTTCTTTGGGTCTGGAAACCCATCATTTGGATGGGTCGATATCTATTCAGGACGAAAACATTTTATTGGAAAACTTTAAGGGCTTGATTAATCAATCCCCTTTTGCTTTGAACGGAGGCTTGTACAATTTCATGCCACTGCTGGACTCGAGTTCTATCCGTCGCTCCAGAGCTAATCTGTATGTGAATGTAGATAAGTTTCTTTTTAAGAGAGCACAAATTCAGTCTTCGGAAGGTACCGAAAATTCGGGTATCGATTTTAGTTTCTTTCCTAAGCGACTCGACTTTGGCTTAAAACTGACCTCCAGAAAACTGGCTTTAGATGGTATTGCTATAGAAAAAGTGAATATGGGAATTCAGCTCAACAGCGATTCTATTTTGGTCGATAGATTTCATTTTTTCTTTGATCGTGGCGATATCAGAGTATCAGGGAGTAGCAAATTCAAGAATGGAAAACCAATCAAAAATGACATTCGCCTAACTGCTGATCTGCACCATGTCAATCTAGACACCTTGCTCACTAGTGAATTGTTTTCCAAAAAAGAATCGAAAAAGGGCAAAGGAGCCAGCTCGATTCCGGATAACATGAGTGTAACTGCTCAGGTTAGTATGGATGAGTTTATTTTTAAAAATCATGAATTCAGGAATGTAGCCCTAAAGGCCAACTACCAAGATGATAAATTGAAATTGACGCATCTGGATTTTGATTTCGAGTTGGGAGAGGTTAGGTCTAGCTGGGATGTAGAATCGATTTTGGATGCACCGGTGATAGATGGAAAGCTGGACATGAGGCTGGATCCCGTTCAGGTCAATCAGATGCGTGAGTATTATACGACCTTTAGACCTCCAAAAGACAGTGCCAAACTCAAAAATGAAAAGTCGAGTTTTTATTATAAGGACATCGAGATCAAGATATCTGCACCGAGAGTGAGTCACCATGATATTATTGCGAAAAATCTAAAATCTGATTTCGTACTGTTTGAGAACAACATGAGATTGAATTATCTGAATTTTGATTTGTTCGGAGGCCAATTCAATCTCAGAGGTTTGTTAGAGCAAAATGACACGATTCATGTAGTGAGCACTGCGAAACTACAAGCCAGAAATATCGATGCAACTCAGGTAGTGGCTGCTTTGCCTCAGCACGAAGGCAGTATCGTCACCAAAGAAAATGTCTATGGAAAGGTACAAGTCGATGGGATGTTGATCCTGCACTATGACGAAAACCTATTGTATCGAAAGAATGATATGATTGGTCGTGTTCAGCTGAGTTTGGATCAAGGGCGCCTCATCCAGTTTCGCCCTGTGACCGAATCGCTGAAGTTTCTGAAAGCAGAGGCCACAGATACGATTTTCGTGGTGAATGATCAGATAGACATGCTCTTTCACAACGACGAAATATTGGTGCCCAACACTGTATTTGCCACCAACCTGACCAATATTGAATTTATGGGTTATCACAATCAGGAAATAGATTTTGGTTTCAATCTCAAAGTCAGTGTCAGTGATTTGCTGAAATCAGAGAAAAAGAAAAAGGCCAGAATGCAGGAAGAAGACGCTCAGGTCAAAGGGCTCCACTATTATTTGGGTGCCCGGACACGGGAGAGTAAACTCAAGATCGAATCCTTGAAAAAGAAGGATTATCAATGGCAGGAAAAGCTTCTTCAAACCCGATACAAACAAGTAGATGTCCTACTCGGTTTTAATATCGAGAAGTATAAGGAGATGTTGGATTGATCGCACCCGCTGATTCAATAGTGGCTTAAAAACAAAAAAGTCTCTGCCCTAATGATAAGGAACAGAGACTGCATGGCTATAAAAATTTTTCAACTTGGATTATTCTTCTTTAGGAACCTCATCGACATTCAGTCGTTTTCCTCCAGCAGAAACAGCCGAGACACTGAAACAACCCAGGACGACCTCTTCAGAGTTTGGATCTACCGGACTAATGT
This is a stretch of genomic DNA from Reichenbachiella ulvae. It encodes these proteins:
- a CDS encoding YdbH domain-containing protein, with the protein product MKKTIKIISFIFLALVLLAVALELTVRYFFHERIKAEIEAIVNDVLESEINFNDIHVSSIRNFPSSTVFIDSLWIIENGHTVLAIDEMFLRINPRDLINDNFIFSEVLVERAFFHSYVDSLAQKYMIRGKKHPDQASKTFDYHIPQIDLRDVEIRVTNDYKKNDLEISIDEGHFQMISTNDLISFEGSASGMLQRMINKGKPVARGIPVSTDDAAFRIGQLDKRNLFEGTLKLDKANVKVNGVLKPTGDGNILDMNLEGAEADLNNYLALIPQLKDFPFKQTSPDAHLSFRMRSTGFIDPTHFPNVDLDFMLTHADFEKEGIPYKIQDVYLNGIYSNGKEATPESSFLIIKEGFARVKESFVRLSGSMANFKDPYIDLDLESELSLEELNNLFDLPKVGQLAGKIKVNLDLEGKLSNRDDLTSKAYREFKGNVEFLDVSGDIPSLGLETHHLDGSISIQDENILLENFKGLINQSPFALNGGLYNFMPLLDSSSIRRSRANLYVNVDKFLFKRAQIQSSEGTENSGIDFSFFPKRLDFGLKLTSRKLALDGIAIEKVNMGIQLNSDSILVDRFHFFFDRGDIRVSGSSKFKNGKPIKNDIRLTADLHHVNLDTLLTSELFSKKESKKGKGASSIPDNMSVTAQVSMDEFIFKNHEFRNVALKANYQDDKLKLTHLDFDFELGEVRSSWDVESILDAPVIDGKLDMRLDPVQVNQMREYYTTFRPPKDSAKLKNEKSSFYYKDIEIKISAPRVSHHDIIAKNLKSDFVLFENNMRLNYLNFDLFGGQFNLRGLLEQNDTIHVVSTAKLQARNIDATQVVAALPQHEGSIVTKENVYGKVQVDGMLILHYDENLLYRKNDMIGRVQLSLDQGRLIQFRPVTESLKFLKAEATDTIFVVNDQIDMLFHNDEILVPNTVFATNLTNIEFMGYHNQEIDFGFNLKVSVSDLLKSEKKKKARMQEEDAQVKGLHYYLGARTRESKLKIESLKKKDYQWQEKLLQTRYKQVDVLLGFNIEKYKEMLD